The Acinetobacter shaoyimingii DNA segment TTCAATACGGAAATCTGTTTTTTGTAAAGCAGGTGCTTCAAAATCATTGTCACTTGTATACCATTCTGCCAGTTCTTTACCACAAATCCATGCCGTTTTTTTGTTGGCATAATGCGTCACGATAAAATGAGGGTAAGGCAGTAACTCAACATTTGGATTCGGATTTTTCTCATCAAGAAGTAAACTTGAATTATGCAGGCTGAGTCTGGTCACGCCTTGTTTTTTCAACCCTTCAAGCCACACTTGAAAATGCTGTGCAAGCAGATGTTGAGTTGTTAGATCTCGAAAAGTAAAGATATGTTGATTAAAGATAGAATGTTTCGCCCACAAATGAAGACTTAAGTTTTGACTTAAATATTCGTTACCGTATGTGACTAATGCGAATTGCTGCTTCCAAATTTGGTCGAGTGCCATCGTTCAATATCTCAGTGACAATGTTGATATTTTATACTTTTTATAATCGAAAATACTAATCTAATTGACGATCTAATTTTCCTGTCTGCTAGGCTTCATCCCACTGCATAAAAACTGTTAGAATATAGGGTTATATTATTTTTCCTAAAATTGTTGCTTTGAGAGTTACTATGTCACTGGAAGCCCTGACCACTGAAGCGCTCGCTGCGATTGCAGCAGCTCAAGACCTTGCTACACTCGATCAAGTTCGAGTGCAATTTACGGGTAAGAAAAGCCAGCTTGCTGAACAATCTAAAGCACTTGGCAAAATGGATCCTGAAGAACGTAAAGTTTTTGGTGCGCAAATTCATGCTGTTCGTGAGTCAATTACTACTGCACTTACTGAGCGTCAAGCATCATTGCAAAAAGCTGCATTAGAACAAAAACTTGCTAGTGAACAAATAGATATCACATTACCTGGCCGTGGTCAAAGTGTGGGCAGTATCCACCCTGTGACGCAAGTACAAGAGCGTATTTGTCAGTTCTTTACCAAAGCAGGTTTTACTGTTGCGACAGGTCCTGAAGTTGAAGATGACTATCATAACTTTGAAGCATTGAATATCCCAGGTCATCACCCTGCGCGTGCAATGCACGATACGTTCTACTTTGATGCGAATCATTTGCTTCGTACACATACTTCTGGTGTGCAGGTTCGTACCATGGAAACACAGCAACCACCGATTCGTATTGTGTGTCCAGGTCGTGTATACCGTTGTGACTCAGATCAAACGCATTCGCCAATGTTCCATCAAATCGAAGGTTTATACGTTGCTGAAAATACCAGCTTCGCTGAACTTAAAGGTTTGTTGGTTAATCTTTTGAACGAATTCTTTGAAAAAGATTTAAAAGTTCGTTTCCGTCCATCTTATTTCCCATTTACTGAGCCAAGTGCTGAAGTGGATATTATGGATGAACGTGGCAAATGGTTAGAAGTATTGGGCTGCGGTATGGTGCATCCAAATGTACTTCAAGCTGCGGGCATTGATCCTGAAAAATACAAAGGTTTTGCATTTGGTTTAGGTGTAGAGCGTTTTGCAATGCTTCGCTATGGTGTGAATGACTTGCGTATGTTCTTCCAAAATGATGTGCGTTTCTTACGCCAGTTTGCTTAACGAATTTATTTATATAACCTCTCCCTGACCTCTCCTAAAAGGAGAGGGGTTGTTAGTATGCGACGCAGGATTCTCCGCCTTATAAAAAGGGGGAGTTAGAGGGGGATTTAAGAATTTAGATATAGGTTTTTATCAATGAAAATTAGCGAAAATTGGTTACGCACATGGGTCAACCCAGCGGTTGATAGCGATACCTTATCGAACCAGTTGACCATGCTAGGTTTGGAAGTGGATGATCTTGCACCAGCTGCAAAGCCTTTTACAGGCGTAGTTGTCGGTGAAGTCTTAACTGTTGAACAGCATCCAGATGCAGATCGTCTACGTGTAACGACTGTCAATATTGGTTCGGGTGAACCACTACAAATCGTCTGTGGTGCGCCAAATGTACGTGCAGGCATGAAAGCACCTGTTGCGACCATTGGTGCAGTGTTGCCAGGTGATTTCAAAATCAAAAAAGGCAAACTTCGTGGTGTTGAATCACAAGGCATGCTGTGTGGTGCTTCTGAAATTGACCTTGAAGATAAAATTGATGGTCTATTAGAACTTCCTGCAGATGCACCAGTAGGTGTGGACATTCGTGAATACTTAAATCTTGATGACAATGTCATTGATATCAGCATCACGCCAAACCGTGGTGACTGTTTTAGTATTCGTGGTGTGGCACGTGAAATTGGTGTGATTAACCAACTTCCTGTAACTGCACCAGCGATTCAAGAAGTTGCAGCCACTATTTCTGATGAGAAAAAAGTGGTTGTTGAAACTGATGGTTGTCCACGTTATTTAGGTCGTGTGATCAAAAATGTCAACACTAAAGCACCAACGCCTGAATGGATGGAACGAGCTTTAGCACGTTCGGGTATTCGTCAACACAGCATTTTGGTTGATATTACCAACTACGTTTTAATTGAATTGGGTCAGCCTTTACATGCATTTGATGGTGGTAAAGTTGAAGGTGCTATACATGTTCGTCAAGCGACAGCAGACGAAAAATTAACCTTATTGAATGATCAAGAAGTTGAATTGTCTGAAGATGTGATGGTCATTGCAGATGATGCCAAAGCACTCGCAATTGCAGGCATTATGGGTGGCTTATCTTCATCAGTGACAGATGCAACCACAGAAATTTTCTTAGAATCAGCATTCTTTGCTCCGCTTGCGATTGCAGGTCGTGCACGTAAATTCGGTTTGCATACCGATGCATCACAACGTTATGAACGTGGTGTAGATTTTGAATTGCCAATGATCGCAATGCACCGTGCTTCTCAATTGATTTCTGAACTTGCTGGTGGTGAGTTTGGTCCAATTACCGTTGCTGAAAAAACTGAAATTTTACCAAAACGTGAAGCGATTGAACTCAATCAAGCACAAGTGGATCAACTTCTTGGCTATAAAGTTGAATCTGATTTTATTACGGATGCGTTAACACGTTTGGGTTGTACAGTCATTGTAAAAGCACAAGGTGAGTGGAGTGTTGTTCCACCATCACATCGTTATGATATGGCGATTTATCAAGATTTAATTGAAGAAGTAGCACGTATTCACGGCTATGACAATATTCAAATCAGCTTGCCTGTGATTGATGTGAAATTAGCGAAGCACCAAGATCAATTTGAATTGCCTCAGTTACGTCAAACTTTGGTAACCTTGGGATATCAAGAAGCGATTAGCTTCAGCTTTGCAGACTTGAAACTTGAAAAACAGCTCAATCCAAGCGTGAATCCATTGGCATTGGCGAACCCAATTTCAAGTGATTTAGCGGTAATGCGTTCAACATTACTTTCAAGCTTAATTCCTTGTGTTCAATACAATATTAACCGTCAACAAAGCCGTGTTCGTTTCTTTGAATTAGGTTTGCGTTTTGATTATCAAGATGCTCAAGATATTGATGGTCTCAAACAAATTCCAACATTGGCAATGATTTCAGTTGGTGCAAAAACTGCTGAATCTTGGCATGGTAAAGCACAGCCAATGGATTTCTTTGACTTAAAAGGTGAAGTGGAAGAAGTTTTAGCAGCGGCGCGAGTTAAAGTGGAATATGTGCGTTCTGAGCGTGCATGGCTACACCCTGGCCAGTCTGCTGAAATCTTAGTCGATGGAAAATCAGTCGGTTACCTCGGTCGCTTGCATCCATCATTGGAAGAAACCCTCGATTTGAACACAACTTGGGTTGCAGAAATCGATCAATCGGCTGTTTTGCAAACTTATGTATCTAATTTTACAGAATTATCACGATTTCCATCGGTTAGACGTGATATTGCGCTTTTAATTAGTGATAAGATTAATGTTAGTGAAATTCAGCAACTTATCGAAAAAACGGGTGGTGAGCTTTTAGACTCTACTTGGTTGTTCGATGTGTACACCGGTCAAGGTGTTGAAGATGGCAAGCGCTCATTGGCATTTGCTGTGTTATGGCAACATCCATCGCGGACACTTGAAGATGCTGAAATTAAATCCGGAATGGATAACATTATTCAAGTGTTGCAAGACACTTACCAAGCGACATTGAGGACCTCATGACAGCATTAACAAAAGCAGAAATGGCTGATCATTTGAGTGAGCTTACGAGTTTAAATCGTCGTGAAGCAAAACAAATGGTCGAGTTGTTTTTCGAAGAAATTAGCCAAGCATTAATTGCTGGTGAACATGTGAAATTATCTGGTTTTGGTAATTTCGAACTACGTGACAAACGTCAACGTCCAGGTCGAAATCCAAAAACAGGTGAAGAAATTCCGATTTCAGCACGTCGTGTAGTGACATTCCGTGCGGGTCAGAAATTTAGACAGCGTGTTGGTACGGAGCAAGTTGATTAAGATCAGCTGCTTCAAATTATTTTAAATTGTTGAGGCCTCGAATAGTTCGCTATTCGGGGTTTTTTTCATCCTTAAAATATTTGATTTCTTTTAAAGACTTAGATTCTCAAATGAAGTGCAACAGAGATTAAATTATCGATGAAAATCCGTTCTTTTGCTCCATATACGGCGAAGCGACAGAGGGGTATTAAACTTAAGCTCTTCCTAACGTTCGCTTATGCTTCATATTAAAGAGGCATTTTTTTACTTGCTCAGGTGAGGCAGTTTTAGCATAAGCTTTAATGGATCAAAGAACGTTTGATCACAGAGATTTATTGCTTGTACAGAATGTGGCGATGTCGAAGCTTTTATTTTTCTAATCTATAAATAGTCGGCATAAAAAAAGAGAACCAGAGGTTCTCTTTTTCGTAATAATCGAATCGATTATTGAGCAGCAGAAGCAGCAGCAGTAGCGTCAGCAGCAGCAGCAGTTGCATCAGATGCAGAAGCAGCAGCGTCAGCAGCAG contains these protein-coding regions:
- the pheS gene encoding phenylalanine--tRNA ligase subunit alpha; translated protein: MSLEALTTEALAAIAAAQDLATLDQVRVQFTGKKSQLAEQSKALGKMDPEERKVFGAQIHAVRESITTALTERQASLQKAALEQKLASEQIDITLPGRGQSVGSIHPVTQVQERICQFFTKAGFTVATGPEVEDDYHNFEALNIPGHHPARAMHDTFYFDANHLLRTHTSGVQVRTMETQQPPIRIVCPGRVYRCDSDQTHSPMFHQIEGLYVAENTSFAELKGLLVNLLNEFFEKDLKVRFRPSYFPFTEPSAEVDIMDERGKWLEVLGCGMVHPNVLQAAGIDPEKYKGFAFGLGVERFAMLRYGVNDLRMFFQNDVRFLRQFA
- a CDS encoding integration host factor subunit alpha, which produces MTALTKAEMADHLSELTSLNRREAKQMVELFFEEISQALIAGEHVKLSGFGNFELRDKRQRPGRNPKTGEEIPISARRVVTFRAGQKFRQRVGTEQVD
- the pheT gene encoding phenylalanine--tRNA ligase subunit beta, which gives rise to MKISENWLRTWVNPAVDSDTLSNQLTMLGLEVDDLAPAAKPFTGVVVGEVLTVEQHPDADRLRVTTVNIGSGEPLQIVCGAPNVRAGMKAPVATIGAVLPGDFKIKKGKLRGVESQGMLCGASEIDLEDKIDGLLELPADAPVGVDIREYLNLDDNVIDISITPNRGDCFSIRGVAREIGVINQLPVTAPAIQEVAATISDEKKVVVETDGCPRYLGRVIKNVNTKAPTPEWMERALARSGIRQHSILVDITNYVLIELGQPLHAFDGGKVEGAIHVRQATADEKLTLLNDQEVELSEDVMVIADDAKALAIAGIMGGLSSSVTDATTEIFLESAFFAPLAIAGRARKFGLHTDASQRYERGVDFELPMIAMHRASQLISELAGGEFGPITVAEKTEILPKREAIELNQAQVDQLLGYKVESDFITDALTRLGCTVIVKAQGEWSVVPPSHRYDMAIYQDLIEEVARIHGYDNIQISLPVIDVKLAKHQDQFELPQLRQTLVTLGYQEAISFSFADLKLEKQLNPSVNPLALANPISSDLAVMRSTLLSSLIPCVQYNINRQQSRVRFFELGLRFDYQDAQDIDGLKQIPTLAMISVGAKTAESWHGKAQPMDFFDLKGEVEEVLAAARVKVEYVRSERAWLHPGQSAEILVDGKSVGYLGRLHPSLEETLDLNTTWVAEIDQSAVLQTYVSNFTELSRFPSVRRDIALLISDKINVSEIQQLIEKTGGELLDSTWLFDVYTGQGVEDGKRSLAFAVLWQHPSRTLEDAEIKSGMDNIIQVLQDTYQATLRTS